Proteins encoded together in one Shewanella oneidensis MR-1 window:
- the ispE gene encoding 4-(cytidine 5'-diphospho)-2-C-methyl-D-erythritol kinase: MSQEISRNWPAPAKLNLFLHINGRRSDGYHELQTLFQFVDCCDQLDFRVTDTPELILHSTMSAVVADSDNLILRAAKSLQQATGFNGGAEIWLDKRLPMGGGLGGGSSDAATTLVALNRLWNTQLSHDELAAIGLKLGADIPVFIHGFAAFAQGVGERLQAVNPAELWYLVIAPDAHVSTAAVFQDPLLPRNTPKLGLDTLLSQPWANDCQELVVSKYPQVAKALGWLLEYAPSRMTGTGACVFGEFSSQQQALAALAKLPSDMQGFVAKGMNISPLIVRLNRP; this comes from the coding sequence ATGTCCCAAGAGATTTCACGTAATTGGCCTGCGCCCGCCAAACTCAATCTGTTTTTGCATATTAACGGACGCCGTAGCGATGGCTATCATGAATTGCAAACCCTGTTTCAGTTTGTTGATTGTTGCGATCAACTCGACTTTCGCGTAACTGATACGCCTGAACTCATTTTGCATTCGACGATGTCGGCGGTTGTCGCGGATAGCGATAACTTAATTCTGAGAGCCGCAAAATCATTACAACAAGCCACTGGCTTTAACGGTGGCGCTGAAATCTGGCTCGATAAACGTCTGCCCATGGGCGGCGGTTTGGGCGGTGGCTCATCGGATGCGGCCACCACGCTCGTGGCCTTAAATCGGTTATGGAACACCCAATTATCCCATGATGAACTAGCGGCGATTGGATTAAAACTCGGTGCCGATATCCCTGTTTTTATTCATGGTTTCGCCGCATTTGCACAGGGGGTGGGTGAGCGTTTACAGGCGGTTAATCCGGCTGAATTATGGTATTTAGTCATTGCGCCTGATGCCCATGTTTCCACCGCAGCCGTGTTCCAAGATCCACTGCTCCCCCGTAATACACCTAAGCTTGGCCTCGATACTTTACTGAGCCAACCCTGGGCAAATGATTGCCAAGAACTGGTGGTTTCTAAATACCCTCAAGTTGCCAAGGCCTTAGGCTGGCTGCTAGAATATGCGCCGTCGAGAATGACCGGAACGGGCGCATGCGTGTTTGGGGAGTTTTCGTCGCAGCAGCAAGCTCTCGCAGCCTTGGCGAAATTACCGTCTGATATGCAAGGATTTGTTGCAAAAGGGATGAATATTTCGCCGCTAATAGTGCGACTCAATCGTCCATAA
- a CDS encoding anti-sigma factor, with protein MSLSSAPRETTLQQLIANAPKELAPEQDLWQAIEKRMDKPLQFTFAPAQTRPKQGAQWAIAATVVLAMFFGFNHLNPEKALLSGSEQAEQIASQQTSNEHALQTLLSQIAQTHQTQVANLTQTPATVVWQTSRFSAPLEQGLVELRQAGEQIFQALQANPTDKQLWQLWLWVQQRELDLLKQSQKLSIQNSTQGNSI; from the coding sequence ATGTCCTTATCATCCGCTCCCCGCGAAACAACGCTCCAGCAATTGATTGCTAATGCCCCCAAAGAATTAGCGCCAGAGCAGGATCTTTGGCAAGCTATTGAAAAACGTATGGATAAGCCATTGCAGTTTACTTTTGCTCCAGCCCAAACAAGGCCAAAGCAAGGTGCGCAATGGGCAATTGCTGCGACAGTCGTGCTAGCAATGTTTTTCGGTTTCAATCATCTCAATCCAGAAAAAGCGTTATTGAGTGGCTCTGAGCAAGCTGAGCAAATAGCCAGCCAACAGACGAGTAATGAACACGCACTCCAAACCTTGCTCAGTCAAATCGCACAAACCCATCAGACTCAAGTTGCTAACTTAACGCAAACACCTGCGACAGTCGTCTGGCAAACCAGCCGTTTTAGTGCGCCATTAGAACAAGGATTAGTGGAGTTACGTCAGGCTGGTGAGCAGATTTTTCAAGCACTTCAGGCCAATCCGACAGATAAACAACTATGGCAACTCTGGCTTTGGGTGCAGCAACGTGAACTCGATTTACTCAAACAAAGCCAAAAACTTTCGATTCAAAACTCAACACAAGGAAATAGCATATGA
- a CDS encoding RelA/SpoT domain-containing protein, giving the protein MNKLFRTFFIFLLLLSTRTGVANPLVINDSTAERGSYSARQAQSHDLHGLYALSSQTFDTPRQSSNCLDNLYLGAHAAQHELGNLLQKITTHSQTHAILPEVKSYQRAAEKVASKFNGDASQITDLARASIVADSISELMQAYYTLSEQTQVVKLKNRFAEPKASGYRDLNLLVRLPESGMIAEVQLHLKEIADIKSGPEHKVYEQVQQIEANALKQHRQLSEFETAQIAKLRQESHKLYHKAWLNYKRIAEGTLLNSSVA; this is encoded by the coding sequence ATGAATAAGTTATTTCGTACCTTTTTTATCTTTCTACTCTTATTATCGACCCGCACTGGCGTAGCCAATCCTTTAGTCATCAATGACAGTACCGCCGAACGTGGCAGTTATAGCGCAAGACAGGCACAAAGCCATGACCTACATGGATTATACGCGCTAAGCAGTCAAACCTTCGACACACCACGCCAATCCTCAAACTGCTTAGATAACTTATATTTAGGTGCTCACGCTGCGCAGCATGAACTAGGTAATTTACTGCAAAAAATCACAACTCACTCACAGACGCACGCAATATTGCCTGAAGTGAAAAGTTACCAACGCGCTGCTGAAAAAGTCGCTAGCAAATTTAACGGTGATGCGAGTCAGATAACCGATCTCGCCCGTGCCAGTATTGTGGCTGATAGTATTTCAGAGTTAATGCAAGCCTATTACACCTTAAGTGAGCAAACGCAGGTCGTGAAACTAAAGAACCGTTTCGCCGAACCCAAAGCCTCGGGTTACCGCGATCTCAACCTGCTGGTACGTTTACCTGAAAGCGGCATGATTGCCGAAGTGCAATTACACCTTAAGGAAATTGCCGACATCAAAAGCGGCCCTGAGCATAAGGTCTATGAACAAGTGCAGCAAATTGAAGCCAATGCCCTTAAACAACATCGTCAGTTAAGTGAATTTGAAACCGCACAAATTGCCAAACTGCGCCAAGAGTCCCATAAGCTGTATCACAAAGCATGGCTGAACTATAAACGCATTGCAGAAGGAACCCTGCTAAACAGCTCAGTCGCTTAA
- a CDS encoding ribose-phosphate pyrophosphokinase: MPDIKLFAGNATPSLAKKIADRLFCKLGDAVVGRFSDGEISVQINENVRGADVFIIQSTCAPTNDNLMELIVMVDALRRASAGRITAVIPYFGYARQDRRVRSARVPITAKVVADFLSSVGVDRVLTCDLHAEQIQGFFDVPVDNVFGSPVLLEDMLAKKLDNPVVVSPDIGGVVRARAVAKLLDDSDLAIIDKRRPQANVAQVMHIIGDVQGRDCIIVDDMIDTGGTLCKAAEALKEHGANRVFAYATHPVFSGKAAENITNSVIDEVIVTDTVPLSPEMLKVAKVTQLTMSAVLAEAIRRVSNEESISAMFSH; encoded by the coding sequence GTGCCCGACATCAAGCTCTTTGCTGGGAACGCCACCCCCAGTCTCGCTAAGAAGATAGCCGATCGTCTATTTTGTAAACTCGGAGACGCAGTGGTTGGTCGTTTCAGCGATGGTGAAATCAGTGTCCAAATCAACGAAAATGTACGTGGTGCCGATGTGTTTATCATCCAATCCACCTGCGCGCCGACCAACGATAATCTAATGGAACTGATTGTGATGGTTGATGCGCTACGCCGCGCTTCAGCTGGTCGTATCACTGCTGTTATTCCTTACTTTGGTTATGCCCGCCAAGACCGTCGCGTCCGTAGCGCACGTGTACCTATTACTGCGAAAGTGGTTGCTGACTTCCTGTCTAGCGTCGGTGTTGACCGCGTTTTGACCTGTGATTTACACGCTGAGCAAATTCAAGGCTTCTTCGACGTTCCTGTAGACAACGTATTCGGCAGCCCAGTACTGTTAGAAGACATGTTAGCGAAGAAGTTAGATAACCCAGTGGTTGTCTCTCCTGATATTGGTGGTGTTGTTCGTGCTCGCGCAGTGGCAAAACTGTTAGACGACTCTGATCTGGCGATTATCGACAAACGTCGTCCACAGGCAAACGTTGCGCAAGTCATGCACATTATCGGTGACGTACAAGGTCGTGACTGCATTATCGTTGACGATATGATCGACACAGGTGGCACTCTGTGTAAAGCAGCTGAAGCCTTGAAAGAGCATGGTGCAAACCGCGTATTTGCTTACGCAACGCACCCAGTATTCTCTGGCAAAGCGGCTGAAAATATCACCAACTCAGTAATCGATGAAGTGATCGTCACTGATACAGTACCTTTAAGCCCTGAAATGCTTAAAGTGGCGAAAGTGACTCAACTGACTATGTCGGCTGTATTGGCAGAAGCCATTCGCCGCGTAAGCAACGAAGAATCTATCTCTGCAATGTTCAGCCACTAA
- the rsuA gene encoding 16S rRNA pseudouridine(516) synthase RsuA, with amino-acid sequence MRLDKFICESTSLTRSLAKKAMHRGDITCDGIVIKDAGFKVLEGMQVCLDGEQISLVGERYLMLNKPVDTICSSIDEVYPSVLSLLDIEKPETLHIAGRLDADTTGLVLITSDGQWSHRITSPKKDCGKRYLVTLAEPVDESLIAMFAAGVALKNEDALTKPAMLEIIEPQLVRLTITEGKYHQVKRMFAAVGNHVVGLHRESIGKIELDSDLALGEWRYLTAEEIASI; translated from the coding sequence GTGCGTTTAGACAAATTTATTTGCGAAAGTACCTCGCTGACACGTTCCTTGGCTAAAAAAGCGATGCACCGTGGCGATATCACCTGTGATGGTATTGTGATTAAAGACGCTGGCTTTAAAGTGCTGGAAGGCATGCAAGTATGCCTCGACGGTGAGCAAATCTCCCTTGTCGGAGAGCGTTACCTTATGCTGAACAAACCTGTGGACACCATTTGCTCGAGCATAGATGAAGTCTACCCTTCAGTATTGAGCCTGCTGGATATTGAAAAGCCTGAAACATTACATATTGCCGGCCGTTTAGATGCTGATACTACAGGTTTAGTGCTGATCACCAGCGATGGTCAATGGTCGCATCGGATCACTTCTCCTAAAAAAGATTGTGGCAAGCGGTATTTAGTGACGTTGGCAGAACCTGTAGATGAGAGTTTAATTGCCATGTTTGCCGCCGGGGTGGCACTGAAAAACGAAGATGCCCTCACGAAACCCGCGATGCTTGAAATCATCGAGCCACAATTGGTGCGTTTAACCATTACCGAAGGGAAGTATCATCAAGTGAAGCGGATGTTTGCCGCCGTGGGTAATCATGTGGTTGGCTTACATCGTGAAAGTATTGGGAAAATTGAACTCGACTCAGATCTCGCCTTAGGTGAGTGGCGTTATCTGACAGCTGAGGAAATCGCTTCAATTTAA
- a CDS encoding methyl-accepting chemotaxis protein has protein sequence MLIRSKLLLSAAVSVTAVIAMFGLQLYTNSVESELSHAAQTVLELERDVLLLRKNEKDFFGRKDIQYVEKHKQTHVQIDDMIPRLESIFKKYDVPVASLESFDRNLNQYQVAFNEVVQLQQEIGLTPKTGLYGTLRTAVHNIESMLKEYDQLSLQVAMLQLRRNEKDFMLRREMSYVETFDSNIAVFNTSLRSSSLDFDTQNKIAALIDQYQKDFKSLVSKEQQLGLDEKQGTMAQLVAANRLTESSADELHNLALKAIDETENSSRNIGITVFLIIALILGIITYLIIRSIITPVERITQVISRIEVSKDLTLRCDASTQDELGEIAQHFNSMVGSFQQLIEQVIESVATINTSSKSVSQNAMLASEGVAQQLNETDMVATAITEMGATIDEIAKTTELAALKAGKTHDNAQLGQSEVEQTILKIRQLSEQINTSASVVDELERDSETIGSVLDVIRGIAEQTNLLALNAAIEAARAGEQGRGFAVVADEVRSLAMRTQSSTQEIANIIQTLQSRTRAIVQLMDASQKQGAESAEQAAAAGELLKLINNDVRNIMDMSTQIAAAIEEQSMVAAEVNKNVVVIRDIAEDSSRAADANASASDELRTRAEYLVSAVSHFKI, from the coding sequence ATGTTAATCCGCTCGAAATTGTTACTCAGTGCTGCCGTATCCGTAACGGCTGTGATTGCCATGTTTGGATTGCAACTTTATACAAATTCGGTTGAGTCGGAACTCTCCCATGCGGCACAAACCGTGCTTGAACTCGAGCGTGATGTGTTGTTGCTGCGTAAAAATGAAAAGGATTTTTTTGGTCGTAAAGACATTCAATATGTTGAAAAACATAAACAAACTCATGTTCAAATAGATGACATGATCCCGAGGCTTGAGAGTATTTTTAAAAAATACGATGTACCCGTTGCTTCCCTCGAAAGTTTTGATCGTAATCTAAACCAATACCAAGTCGCATTTAATGAAGTTGTTCAACTACAACAAGAAATAGGATTAACGCCTAAAACAGGCCTTTATGGCACCCTAAGAACCGCGGTACACAATATCGAATCCATGCTTAAGGAATATGATCAATTATCCTTACAAGTTGCCATGCTACAGCTTAGACGCAATGAAAAAGATTTTATGTTGCGCCGCGAAATGAGCTATGTAGAGACTTTTGACAGCAATATTGCTGTGTTTAATACCAGTCTAAGATCGTCAAGTTTAGATTTCGATACGCAAAATAAAATTGCCGCCTTGATAGACCAATATCAAAAGGATTTTAAAAGCCTTGTCAGTAAAGAACAGCAACTGGGATTAGATGAAAAGCAAGGCACGATGGCGCAATTAGTCGCGGCCAATCGATTAACTGAATCTAGCGCCGACGAACTGCATAACCTTGCCTTAAAAGCGATTGATGAGACTGAGAATAGTAGTCGGAATATTGGGATTACTGTCTTTCTGATCATTGCATTAATCCTAGGCATAATTACTTACCTGATTATCCGCAGCATTATCACTCCAGTAGAGCGTATTACTCAGGTGATTTCTCGTATCGAAGTGAGTAAAGACTTAACCCTAAGGTGTGATGCGTCAACGCAAGATGAGTTAGGTGAAATAGCACAGCATTTCAATAGCATGGTTGGAAGTTTTCAGCAGCTTATCGAGCAAGTCATTGAATCTGTTGCTACGATTAACACTTCAAGTAAGAGCGTTTCACAAAATGCAATGCTTGCTTCAGAGGGCGTGGCGCAACAACTCAACGAAACCGATATGGTGGCTACTGCGATTACTGAAATGGGAGCAACCATTGATGAAATTGCTAAAACTACGGAACTTGCTGCCCTTAAGGCGGGTAAAACCCATGATAACGCTCAGTTAGGTCAAAGTGAGGTTGAACAGACGATTCTTAAAATCAGGCAGTTGTCAGAACAAATCAATACGAGTGCCTCTGTGGTTGATGAGCTCGAGCGTGATAGCGAAACCATTGGTAGTGTGTTAGATGTAATCCGTGGCATTGCAGAGCAAACCAATCTGCTGGCGCTTAATGCTGCGATTGAAGCGGCGCGAGCTGGTGAACAGGGACGAGGCTTTGCGGTGGTTGCTGACGAGGTACGTAGTCTTGCTATGCGCACTCAGTCATCAACCCAGGAAATTGCCAATATTATTCAGACATTACAAAGCCGAACTCGCGCGATTGTGCAGCTAATGGATGCGAGCCAAAAACAAGGAGCAGAAAGCGCGGAGCAAGCAGCCGCTGCTGGTGAGTTACTAAAACTTATCAATAATGACGTGCGTAATATTATGGATATGAGCACTCAGATTGCCGCTGCGATTGAAGAGCAAAGTATGGTGGCTGCTGAAGTGAATAAGAACGTCGTTGTTATCCGTGATATTGCAGAGGATTCGTCTCGAGCGGCAGATGCCAATGCTTCAGCATCAGATGAATTAAGAACTCGCGCCGAATATCTTGTGAGCGCAGTAAGCCACTTTAAAATCTAA
- a CDS encoding DUF4097 family beta strand repeat-containing protein: protein MSHFTLKKTSLLVSTLYLGLMGNAFAAESVDKQMSIGTDTLLQIKVQRGEVQIQSWDKNEVSVTGTLDELSEGFVFEQKGNNLNIEDKMPRHYNGSDNNGSKLTIKVPKTVKLSADTVSANLQMSQTQGELELNTVSGNITADNLGGSPTLHTVSGNIITKGLTGKVMLDTVSGEIKDADSKGEIKYRLVSGDLNSQTLADKVKVEQVSGEVKGDFKTAKEVNVRTVSGDTQVSLAKTFDKANLESVSGDMMVSFTDTPDASFELNGGPSGKIKNGLSQDMPQKQKYVQNESLSFQTGSGSASVKMDTISGNLILKKQ from the coding sequence ATGAGTCATTTTACCCTCAAGAAAACCAGTCTCTTAGTATCAACGCTTTATCTTGGCTTAATGGGCAATGCATTCGCCGCTGAAAGTGTGGATAAGCAAATGAGCATTGGCACAGATACCCTATTGCAAATCAAAGTCCAACGGGGCGAAGTACAAATCCAGAGCTGGGATAAAAATGAAGTCAGCGTCACAGGGACGCTCGATGAGCTGAGTGAAGGTTTTGTCTTCGAGCAAAAAGGTAACAATCTAAATATTGAAGATAAAATGCCCCGCCACTATAACGGCAGTGACAACAACGGCTCAAAACTCACCATTAAGGTGCCTAAGACCGTTAAGCTCAGTGCTGATACGGTTTCTGCCAATCTGCAAATGAGTCAGACTCAAGGCGAACTTGAGCTCAATACTGTCAGCGGCAATATTACTGCTGACAATCTGGGAGGCAGCCCAACGCTGCACACTGTCTCAGGCAATATCATCACTAAAGGATTAACAGGCAAAGTGATGTTAGATACTGTGTCTGGCGAGATTAAAGATGCTGACAGTAAAGGCGAAATCAAATATCGCTTAGTGAGCGGCGATCTCAACAGCCAAACCTTAGCCGACAAAGTCAAGGTTGAGCAGGTTTCAGGGGAAGTGAAAGGCGACTTTAAAACCGCCAAAGAGGTTAATGTACGTACCGTCAGCGGCGATACCCAAGTGTCGCTAGCAAAAACGTTTGATAAAGCCAATCTTGAAAGCGTGAGTGGCGATATGATGGTGAGCTTTACAGATACGCCCGATGCCAGCTTCGAGCTCAATGGCGGCCCTAGTGGCAAAATCAAAAATGGCTTGAGTCAAGATATGCCACAAAAACAAAAATACGTGCAAAATGAATCTCTAAGCTTCCAAACCGGCTCAGGTAGCGCCAGTGTAAAAATGGACACTATTAGCGGTAATCTGATCCTTAAAAAGCAATAG
- a CDS encoding SMI1/KNR4 family protein — translation MHDIIEQLQERSETVPVPLELPTFEQLVEVEEQILIPLPRELKEYLLHASDVIYGVIEPVTAADPYSHTYLPEVTCYAWSIGLPRDLIAICQLGDDFYCIDQDGQVHFWQNGDFTDTYWESFWEWVEDIWLKNKY, via the coding sequence ATGCACGACATTATTGAGCAACTCCAAGAACGCAGCGAAACTGTACCTGTGCCACTCGAGTTACCCACATTCGAGCAATTAGTGGAAGTGGAGGAACAAATTCTGATCCCACTGCCACGGGAATTAAAGGAATACCTACTCCATGCCAGTGATGTGATTTATGGCGTGATTGAGCCTGTCACCGCGGCCGATCCTTACTCACACACCTATTTGCCTGAAGTGACTTGCTACGCTTGGTCAATCGGCCTGCCAAGGGACTTAATTGCGATTTGCCAATTAGGCGACGACTTTTATTGCATCGACCAAGACGGCCAAGTCCATTTTTGGCAAAACGGTGACTTTACCGATACCTATTGGGAATCCTTCTGGGAATGGGTCGAAGATATTTGGTTAAAAAACAAATACTAA
- the lolB gene encoding lipoprotein insertase outer membrane protein LolB, producing MNNLKRFTKSIFSCIALSGLLFLGGCETLPPMTDLSPITVDNAAQAKAWELQGKLAIRTPEDKLSANLYWRHSEERDELTLTTMLGTTVLTLEATPNSAHLHIDGKDFRDTNAQALLERVSGWSIPINDLPLWITGQIGSLDRVIAVDSAGQAKQLQNMQTPPPWLVTFLSWQSQSGAKVPYQLTLERGDLQLKLQLNQWQALGKPSILLGEKP from the coding sequence ATGAATAATTTGAAGCGCTTCACAAAATCCATTTTCTCTTGTATCGCCTTGAGCGGCCTATTGTTTTTAGGCGGCTGTGAAACACTGCCGCCAATGACAGATCTCAGCCCTATCACGGTCGATAATGCAGCCCAAGCCAAGGCGTGGGAGTTACAGGGCAAGCTTGCCATCCGTACTCCTGAAGATAAGCTAAGTGCCAATCTCTATTGGCGCCACAGTGAGGAGCGGGACGAACTCACCCTCACAACGATGTTAGGTACCACAGTATTAACCTTGGAAGCGACACCTAACTCGGCTCATCTACATATCGATGGCAAAGATTTTCGCGATACTAACGCTCAAGCCTTGCTTGAGCGCGTCAGTGGCTGGTCCATCCCGATTAACGATTTACCCCTGTGGATCACAGGGCAAATCGGCAGTTTAGATCGCGTCATCGCCGTTGATAGCGCAGGTCAGGCGAAGCAACTGCAAAATATGCAAACGCCACCGCCTTGGTTGGTCACATTTTTAAGCTGGCAATCCCAAAGTGGCGCCAAGGTGCCTTATCAATTAACGCTCGAACGCGGTGATTTACAGCTCAAGCTGCAACTTAATCAATGGCAAGCCTTAGGTAAACCCTCAATACTGCTCGGAGAAAAACCTTAG
- a CDS encoding RNA polymerase sigma factor, with the protein MTAGRLPLDKAMSEFDLVTLASQGNRAAFKQLYLNHHKKVYALSLRLCGQASQAEEITQECFILVWQKLPQFKGESQFSTWLHTLCVNQALSFIRKQKSFWARFIPMESDAEHPSSDENYQGLDKLILKLPERARIVFVLCAIEGYQHEEIAQLLGIAVGTSKTQYHRAKQLLQEML; encoded by the coding sequence GTGACGGCAGGGAGACTCCCACTCGATAAAGCGATGTCAGAATTTGATCTCGTCACCTTAGCAAGCCAAGGTAATCGAGCCGCATTTAAGCAACTGTATTTAAACCATCATAAAAAGGTGTATGCCTTATCGTTGCGGCTTTGCGGCCAAGCCTCGCAGGCGGAAGAAATTACCCAAGAGTGCTTTATTTTGGTCTGGCAAAAATTACCGCAATTTAAGGGAGAAAGTCAGTTTTCGACTTGGCTACACACGCTTTGTGTAAACCAAGCACTGAGTTTTATTCGTAAGCAAAAATCCTTTTGGGCGCGCTTTATTCCTATGGAAAGCGATGCTGAACACCCAAGCTCAGACGAAAACTATCAAGGGCTAGACAAATTGATCCTCAAACTGCCAGAGCGGGCGCGCATTGTGTTTGTGCTCTGTGCCATTGAAGGTTATCAACACGAAGAAATTGCCCAATTGCTCGGTATTGCCGTAGGTACCAGTAAGACCCAATACCACAGAGCCAAGCAATTACTACAGGAGATGCTGTAA
- a CDS encoding M13 family metallopeptidase, protein MRKVLIGGLCASLIAGLTACNDKTAEVNAPETAKTATAAAVTKALGSGIEFENFDKSVRPQDDFYKYVNGAWLKKSEIPADRTSIGAFYDLREKSRDDVKAIIEEVAATPNLVEGTDEQKVADLYRSFMDTATLNKLGVTPLKGEFDAINALKDKNELVKYFAHSQIMGAGTPMAFYIDIDAKNSSRYATHLYQYGLSLPEKDYYFNKSERFVNIRKAYLAHIEKMFTLAGLANPKASAESILALETAIAAKHWDVVETRDSTKTYNLYQVKDLPSLAPDIDWTGYLTVLGADKQTDIIVNQPSYIQGLNEVLKTTDLATWKTYMQWQVLTHAASNLSEEFDNENFAFFSKTLNGQEEQEPRWKRGVAAVNGVLGEVVGKVYVKRHFAPEAKERMQALVENLRGAYGDSIKDLTWMSETTKQAAAEKLAKFNPKIGYPNKWEDYSKLTIKADDLIGNAVRAGQVEHAKSLAKLGAPIDKDEWHMTPQTVNAYYNPTMNEIVFPAAILQPPFFNMAADDAVNYGGIGAVIGHEMGHGFDDQGAKFDGEGNMRDWWTAKDLEEFSARGKALIAQYDGYYVFDDLHVNGSLTLGENIGDLSGVTIAYRAYKKSLNGKEAPVIDGLTGDQRFFIGFTQIWRAKAKEEALRNRVATDPHSPAEFRALGALSNMPEFYTTYDVKPGDAMYIAPEKRVKIW, encoded by the coding sequence ATGAGAAAAGTACTCATTGGGGGACTGTGTGCCTCACTCATCGCAGGCCTTACTGCCTGTAATGACAAAACAGCAGAAGTTAACGCTCCAGAAACCGCAAAAACCGCCACTGCTGCCGCTGTCACTAAAGCATTGGGTTCTGGTATCGAATTTGAAAACTTCGACAAATCAGTTCGTCCGCAGGATGATTTCTATAAATATGTTAACGGCGCTTGGTTGAAAAAGTCCGAAATCCCTGCCGATCGCACTAGCATTGGTGCTTTCTACGATCTGCGTGAAAAATCACGGGACGATGTCAAAGCAATTATCGAAGAAGTCGCTGCAACGCCAAACCTGGTCGAAGGCACCGACGAGCAAAAAGTGGCCGATCTTTACCGTTCATTTATGGACACTGCCACATTAAACAAACTGGGCGTGACGCCACTGAAAGGCGAGTTTGATGCCATCAACGCCTTAAAAGATAAAAACGAACTGGTTAAATACTTCGCCCACAGCCAAATCATGGGTGCGGGTACGCCAATGGCTTTCTACATCGATATCGATGCGAAAAACTCTAGCCGTTACGCGACCCACCTGTATCAATACGGCCTGAGCCTGCCAGAAAAAGACTACTACTTTAACAAGTCAGAACGTTTCGTTAATATCCGCAAAGCGTACTTAGCTCATATCGAAAAAATGTTCACGCTAGCGGGACTCGCCAATCCAAAAGCTAGCGCAGAGTCTATCCTCGCCCTTGAAACCGCCATTGCCGCTAAACATTGGGATGTGGTTGAAACCCGCGATAGCACTAAAACCTACAACCTGTATCAAGTCAAAGATCTGCCAAGCTTAGCGCCAGATATCGACTGGACGGGTTATTTGACTGTGCTGGGCGCAGACAAGCAAACCGATATTATCGTTAACCAGCCAAGTTATATCCAAGGCCTGAACGAAGTGCTTAAAACCACCGATCTCGCCACGTGGAAAACTTACATGCAATGGCAAGTGCTGACCCATGCGGCAAGCAACTTGAGTGAAGAGTTTGACAACGAAAACTTTGCCTTCTTCTCTAAAACCCTCAATGGTCAAGAAGAACAAGAGCCACGTTGGAAGCGCGGTGTAGCTGCAGTCAACGGTGTATTGGGTGAAGTTGTTGGTAAAGTGTATGTGAAACGTCACTTCGCTCCAGAGGCCAAAGAACGCATGCAAGCCCTGGTTGAAAACCTGCGCGGTGCTTACGGCGACAGTATCAAAGATCTCACTTGGATGAGCGAGACGACTAAACAAGCTGCGGCGGAAAAGTTAGCAAAATTCAATCCCAAAATTGGTTATCCAAACAAGTGGGAAGATTACAGCAAGCTGACCATCAAAGCCGATGATTTAATTGGTAACGCGGTACGCGCAGGCCAAGTAGAACACGCTAAATCGCTGGCTAAGTTAGGTGCACCAATCGATAAAGACGAATGGCACATGACGCCACAAACGGTTAACGCCTACTACAACCCAACCATGAACGAAATCGTGTTCCCAGCCGCGATTCTGCAACCACCATTCTTTAATATGGCAGCAGATGACGCCGTGAACTACGGTGGTATCGGTGCGGTTATCGGTCACGAAATGGGCCATGGTTTCGACGACCAAGGTGCGAAGTTCGACGGTGAAGGCAATATGCGTGACTGGTGGACAGCGAAAGACTTAGAAGAGTTCTCTGCCCGTGGTAAAGCACTGATCGCTCAGTACGATGGCTACTATGTGTTTGACGATCTGCATGTCAACGGCAGCCTGACCTTAGGTGAAAACATCGGTGACTTATCAGGTGTGACTATCGCTTACCGCGCTTACAAAAAATCACTCAATGGTAAAGAAGCACCGGTTATCGACGGTCTGACAGGCGATCAACGTTTCTTCATCGGTTTTACCCAAATTTGGCGTGCAAAAGCCAAAGAAGAAGCCCTGCGTAACCGTGTAGCAACAGATCCACACTCACCCGCAGAGTTCCGCGCACTGGGTGCACTGTCTAACATGCCAGAGTTCTACACAACTTATGATGTAAAACCAGGTGATGCTATGTATATCGCGCCAGAAAAACGCGTAAAAATTTGGTAA